The sequence TTCAGTTCTGTGCAAGAAACATGAGCACTGATACAGAATCTTCACATGCAGCAGAAGCTCTGCAAGCGTCCCAGATAGAGAAGCGGGAAAAGTGCATCTTTTGCAAAATTTGTGATGGAATTGAACCATGTAACATTGTGCATCAGGTTAGTGATTTTAGTGAGCCCTGGATTGTTTACcttgatatataaaaaaaaaaagttgacatgAGTATCCTTTTATTGAATTAAAATTTGGTCAATATTGATTGATGACAGAATGTTTTTGTTATTGATTGATTCCACTGTTGCATAATGTACAGTACCTAAGTTGCATTTCAATTAGGATATCCATTATattacaagttggtaaattttatGAATCATTAGTGGTAGGTAAATGGATATACTTTCCAATATACTGTGTTTGAATGGAAATTTGCAAAATATTTTCGTTTGTAACAGGATGGAGAATTTGTAGCTTTTCCAGATATGCGGCCAGCAGCACCACACCACTATCTGATTGTCCCACGTCACCACTATACAGATGCAAAGAGTCTTtcaaaggaaaatattcctctgGGTAAGACATTTTACTACTGTACTGTGTTTGTAattaatgtactgtactgtactataca is a genomic window of Procambarus clarkii isolate CNS0578487 chromosome 8, FALCON_Pclarkii_2.0, whole genome shotgun sequence containing:
- the LOC123759855 gene encoding adenosine 5'-monophosphoramidase HINT3 isoform X2; the encoded protein is MSTDTESSHAAEALQASQIEKREKCIFCKICDGIEPCNIVHQDGEFVAFPDMRPAAPHHYLIVPRHHYTDAKSLSKENIPLVEKMVLVGKEVLIAQGGSPTAARMGFHWPPFHTVHHLHMHIIAPENEMGFIARGIFKTNSFWFVSPENVIQRLQEKQ
- the LOC123759855 gene encoding uncharacterized protein isoform X3, translated to MLRASTILVFSGKFSRPGTFCARNMSTDTESSHAAEALQASQIEKREKCIFCKICDGIEPCNIVHQDGEFVAFPDMRPAAPHHYLIVPRHHYTDAKSLSKENIPLARKCHPAASGKTIVTTVLEFPLFIFFFRDIPARALSLWLGFIKVKV